Proteins from a genomic interval of Polyodon spathula isolate WHYD16114869_AA chromosome 1, ASM1765450v1, whole genome shotgun sequence:
- the LOC121325814 gene encoding spermine oxidase-like, translating into MQSCEISSDSTDDPLCSGLQKNRQPRIVVIGAGLAGLAATKTLLENGFTNVTVLEASDRIGGRVQSVQLGHATLELGATWIHGANGNPIFHLAEDNGLLEETTDEERSVGRISLYAKNGVAHYLTNAGGRIPKDLVEEFSDVYNEVYELTQEFFQSGKPVGAESQNSVGIFTRDVVRQRIRLDPDDSEISKKLKLAMLQQYLKVESCESSSPSMDEVSLSEFGEWTEIPGAHHVIPSGFIKIVELLARDIPKRVLQLQKPIRCVHWNRSVHNEIAESEDHNSDHRCQGYPVYVECEDCELIPADHVIVTASLGVLKKSNEALFSPGLPEDKVMAIEKLGISTTDKIFLEFSEPFWSPECNSIQFVWEDEALLENLTYPEELWYKKICSFDVLYPPERYGYMLSGWICGDEALTMEKCDDETVAETCAELLRRFTGNQNIPKPRRILRSSWGSNPHFRGSYSFTRVGSTGTDVEKLAMPLPYTESTKAPPLQVLFAGEATHRKFYSTTHGALLSGQREAARLIELYQDLYSAETAKPNL; encoded by the exons ATGCAAAGTTGTGAAATATCTTCAGACAGCACTGATGATCCCCTCTGTAGTGGCTTGCAGAAAAATCGACAACCTCGAATAGTAGTGATTGGTGCTGGCCTGGCAGGGCTTGCAGCGACTAAAACCCTCCTGGAAAACGGCTTCACCAATGTCACTGTCCTAGAGGCATCTGACCGCATTGGAGGAAGAGTACAAAGTGTACAACTTG GACACGCTACCTTGGAACTTGGAGCTACCTGGATTCACGGAGCCAATGGCAATCCTATCTTTCACCTGGCAGAGGACAATGGCCTACTTGAAGAGACAACAGACGAGGAGAGGAGTGTCGGCCGCATTAGCCTCTACGCCAAGAATGGCGTGGCTCACTACCTCACCAACGCCGGTGGGAGGATCCCCAAGGACCTGGTTGAGGAATTCAGCGATGTATACAACGAG GTCTACGAGCTGACTCAGGAGTTTTTCCAAAGTGGGAAACCAGTTGGTGCCGAGAGCCAAAACAGTGTTGGCATATTCACACGGGATGTGGTGCGCCAACGCATCAGACTGGATCCAGATGATTCAGAGATCTCCAAGAAGCTCAAACTCGCCATGCTGCAGCAGTATTTGAAG GTGGAAAGCTGTGAGAGCAGTTCCCCCAGCATGGACGAGGTCTCGTTGAGCGAGTTCGGGGAGTGGACAGAGATCCCGGGAGCCCACCACGTCATCCCCAGCGGCTTCATCAAGATTGTGGAGCTCCTGGCACGAGATATCCCCAAGAGGGTCCTGCAGCTTCAAAAGCCCATCCGCTGCGTGCACTGGAACCGGTCAGTGCACAATGAGATCGCAGAGAGCGAAGACCACAACAGTGACCACCGGTGCCAGGGCTACCCCGTCTACGTGGAGTGCGAGGACTGCGAGTTAATCCCTGCTGACCACGTCATCGTCACAGCCTCACTGGGCGTCCTGAAGAAAAGTAATGAGGCCCTGTTCAGCCCTGGACTGCCTGAGGACAAGGTGATGGCCATTGAGAAGCTGGGGATCAGCACCACTGATAAGATCTTCCTGGAGTTCTCAGAGCCCTTCTGGAGCCCAGAGTGCAATAGCATCCAGTTTGTGTGGGAGGACGAAGCACTGCTTGAGAACCTCACCTACCCGGAGGAACTCTGGTACAAAAAGATCTGCAGCTTCGATGTTCTGTACCCACCTGAGCGCTACGGTTACATGCTGAGTGGCTGGATTTGTGGCGATGAGGCCCTCACCATGGAGAAATGTGATGATGAGACCGTAGCAGAGACTTGCGCTGAACTGCTGCGGAGATTTACAG GGAACCAAAACATTCCGAAACCTCGTAGGATCCTGCGCTCATCCTGGGGAAGCAATCCGCACTTCCGCGGGTCCTACTCCTTCACGCGTGTGGGCTCCACCGGGACTGACGTGGAGAAGCTTGCCATGCCTCTGCCTTACACCGAGAGCACAAAAGCACCT CCTCTGCAGGTGTTGTTTGCTGGAGAAGCGACCCACAGGAAGTTTTACTCCACTACCCATGGTGCTTTGTTGTCTGGTCAGAGAGAGGCTGCTCGCCTCATTGAGCTGTATCAAGACCTGTACAGTGCAGAAACTGCTAAGCCTAACCTTTAA